Sequence from the Thunnus maccoyii chromosome 11, fThuMac1.1, whole genome shotgun sequence genome:
AGGATGGTTGTCATGCAGCCATATTCTGCTGAAGTCCGCACAGcctgtgtgatgatgtgattatttgtaAGGAGGATTTGCATTTTGCTTAAGAAattagctgtttgttttggtgataaCTCTCACTCCCTCCGTGCTGTTTGTTCGTTACATTGGCTGGATTAAGGTAGcgtcttatttttgtttcagagcGGGAATTGGCATTGATAACGTTTGCAGTACTAAAGGAGAGGACACAATAAGTTGGGCtggcagtttgtttttttcccgaCGAGGGAAGGGGGGTCAAAGGGCATAAGAAGTTTATGAGTCACGGTTCGCTATTAAATGTAATGGTTGGAAAAGGTCAgcctttactttttattttctccaataCTACCCACCTTTTCTATggatataataaaatatggtgGAAGGAGAGTCATGCATTTTCCCCCAGTCACTCAGGAAGGCTCAAGGAAAAATATCTCCGGGGAGAGTcaagatataaaacaaaaaaagtcacacCCAAGCCACCCCTCTGATAAATAACGAACAGGCACTAACTGGCCCCCTGCCTCAACAACAATGCGTACATGCAGATAACAAATGGAGGCAGTGTCATGTGTCACGTGTTTTATTATCTGGAGATTCCTGATAAATGTGGGATTCTTGTGTCCTCATGCAAGTAGgctttagtgtttgttttgataaGTGAAAGGTGTTGAAATGAACAGGAGAGGCAAGCTGCAgtttgcatgttgcaaatttggtgaaagTTTTTGACCGATGAACTAATACTTAATGATTATCACCTAAAACTTGAAACTTAGAAGCTGAATACCCGAGATTGACACAAAGTTTTCAGGGGTTTTGTGTGAATTTGGGCACCCTGACAGGTTTTGCGTCTcctgttttaatattttcctccaTGTTGTGACTCTAATATTAAATAAGTGATATTAATAAATAGTATTAAAAGGCACCTGAGCTGCCCAGCCTGATTCACTTACTGCACACCTGCAGCTCAAACTGTGAATGActttacagagaggaaaacaacacaTGGTTTTTATACACGTCAGAGGATGACACAGCACAAACCAGGAGAAAATTatactatttaaaaaaagtcttCTGTAACAACGAAAGTTACAAAACGTCTTTCCTCCAAACATTTGCACAGCACAGGGTCATGTGACCGTGGTCCGTCCTCCACAGCCACTACTTGAAGTTGTTGAGAGGACAGCTGCTACAGTCAAGTCGCGCCGTCTTGCTGCTGACGCTGATGGCGATGGAGAGTTTAAAACAGTTCCTGATCGTCCTGTCTGCTGCCGCCGCCGTCGGGTTTGTCGCCATAATATTCGTGCTGAGATGGGTCCTCCACTATAAAGAAGGTTTAGCCTGGGATGGAGGACTGGCCGAGTTCAACTGGCATCCGGTGTTGATAGTCACTGGGTTTATTTTCCTGCAGGGCATAGGTGAGAGGAGTTTTTGggtttttcttgtgaaatatggTGTTCAGACGGCAGGCTGTCTGGGAGTATGTTTGGAAGGAATGTAAACAACTAAAGGAAAACATTGCTCAAGGCCCATTCACACAAGGCGTTCAAGGATCTTGAGGTGGGAGGTTACTGCTGAGAAGTGTGCGTAAGAGACACAGTCACCGAAACTGGGAACTAAAATATCAAGTTTCCACTTGTGTATTGTACATCTGTGACAAAATATAACCAGGTGTTATGCAGTGTTTTGAAACTTCTTCATTGTATAACTGTTATGAAAAGTGAGTTTGAGTTGGTTATGAGTTGGTCTGATATGGCTTGCACACACAGGCTACCTAAGCAAATTTCTTTCAGTAACTTAACTCATGACATATAGGTCTCTCATAGTTTCACGACttcatagtatttttttttatcatgacaATAGCAgtgcatttatttaaattgagTTTTAATATCCACCACATCTATCATAGCCTATcaaacttaaagatcccctccagacatgttttaagatgtctACAAAAGACTCGACTTTAAATGATAATATATGTcagatatggtttttccacaaaaaaaaagttcaattatcttgcttaagtctttaaaaatgacatctcaaaagtttaactgctggaaacaagatgtctcctacttcacgGAAAAGTCCATCATCAGTGTTTATGTGCTGGAGACTTCAgctttccacatcacacttgtgcatACCAGACCAGGAATGGCTTCGacctagttgtgatgtcacaaatcatagGTCATAGCTCATAGGcggatgaatgtgaaaacagccttttagtgtcaaactctgcacatacatcattctgcacagtgaagctcaaacatccaactgaaaaaaacaagaggaaaaacacatttttgagtggagaagGACTTTAAATATGTGCATGTCATGCATAAAAGTAATATAATGGCAGATGAACCAACTTTCAAAGGAGGAAATGAGTTTGTTTTGCCAATTGTGTATCATGGTTACATCAAGAATTGGTTGAATGACTGAGTGAattatcctctctctctctctctctcagccatCATTGTCTACAGACTCCCATGGACCTGGCAGTGCAGCAAACTAATGATGAAGTTCATCCACGCAGGCCTGAACTTACTGGCGTTCATTTTTGCTGTTATATCTATGGTGGCGGTTTTTGACTTCCACAATACTGCCAAAATCCCCAACATGTACAGCCTGCACAGCTGGCTGGGCCTGACGGCTGTGATACTGTACTGTCTGCAGGTAAATCAACTCtatttttccaactttttttaTAGTAATGACTAATAAATACAGACTTATTTGAGATCCTGTACTGATGATGCTACTGGTAATAAATAGTGTGACTTTAAAGCAGTGgtgaagaagtattcagatcctttactttagtaaaggttccaatacagtaatgtaaaaacactcatttacaagtaaaagtcctgcatgaaaaatcctacttgacaaaagtacataagtattagaagtaaaatgtagttaaagtattgcagtaaaagtagtggtttggtccctctgactgatatattattatgtatgatgtcattagattattaatagtgaagcattGGGCCCgtccaaagggtcaccagataaatctgaggggtcattAGATGATTAATggcagaggaaagaagaaaaaacaaagttctgatacacaaatctgttttcagtttttggactttttctctaatctttgatttgtggtgaaatattggatcatttgaacatttattgaaaggaaaccatgtgagaagttcagagggaaaaatcaccatttggtggagctgttaacaactcatagacatctagatatctgttgtattttaaaagcttgttatattatccattgtgtcaaatctttatctgaaaagtaactaaagttgtcaactaaatgtagtggagtagaaagtacaatatttccctctgaaatgtagtggagtggaagtgtaAAGTAGcttcaaatggaaatactcaagtaaagtacaagtacttcaaaattgtacttaagtacactacttgagtaaatgtactttactTGgtttctttccaccactgatttaAGGTCTCATACAGTGTTTTGACATTGTGCACCATTAGCTTTATTGTTACAGTGTGTTCAAACCACTACTTTTCCCACCTTGTGTCTTTTATGGAGTTATATACTGGTGCAACACAATAGATATAGAGAAGGACGGTATGTTTACTGTAACTCACAGAGATTCTCTTAGATTAGAGAACTCCAGAAAACAAGAACTTCTTTCTCTACTGgttttttctaaaatgtttagTCATTGTGAACAACAGTCTCGATTGGTACTTTATCTGacaagtgaatgttttttttttgctccttcAACGAGCAGCTTGTTTTAGGAGTTGGCATGTACTTGATACCGATTACACCTGTATCCTGGAGAGCAGCGTTTATGCCCATCCATGTCTACAGCGGTCTTTTACTCTTTGGCAGTGTTATAGCTGTGGCACTCATGGGCATCACAGAGAAACTCATTTTTGGCTtgtaagtattaaaaaaaaaaagaaatgaagactTAGAACAGTTTATAGAAATGTACAAACTGCACATAAAATGTGAATCTGTTATTTAACAGTAAGTataactttcttttttgtgcTTAATCACTAAGGAACAATCCAAAGTATAAGGACTCTCCACCTGAGGCAATTTTTGTAAACGTTCTGGGAGTCCTCTTAGTGGTTTTCGGAGCTCTGATCCTCTGGATTGCCACTCGAACATCTTGGAAACGCCCCAGTGACCAGATCCTGCATACTTTGCATACCAATGGGGGAAGTGAGGACAACACCAAAGTGGGTCCAGCCCTGTCTCAACTGTCTGATGAAGCTGATGCTGAGGCCTGCGGGGATGTTAGGAGGAGGAATAACAAGTCTGATGATCAGGGTAACTGAGTGCAAAATAACTGTGTAAGTGTCGAATGTATGTGTGACCACACTGGTCAGAGAAagtttaaagaaagaaatgtaatcATGCTGATCTTTCCATACAAAACTTTCTGCaccttaacattttttttatatgtttgcatttttgaGCTTGGTTTTGTTTCCTGCAACATCTATTGTTGTAAGCAAGTATAAATAATGGTTGGCTACTCTAACAGgattgtgatgatgatgtgggAATTTACTTTATTGACATACACTGTACAAATAATCCTGACTTTTTATATATAGTCCTGCTATGCTGATATCTGGGTTTTTTTACGTTTTACATAAATGTCTTTTGAATATTTAGAGAAATATTAATGCTCTATAATAATTATTGACTGCAGAGAaggaaaatattaatacaataGGACACAGTCAATGTTATGTGCACTAATTTGTGATTGTTATAGAGTTACTGCATTAAGACTCTGTACCTGATGAAGAGCCAATTTGGGCTCGAAATGTTGTACTCTTTCTAGATGTAATAAAGACGATTATTTTAAAGTGAGCATTGAGTTCTTGGGAAGTAGAGTGATTACATTAatggacaggttcacaattttttaagacTGTCTCAGAACAACAAGCAGGTGCCTGAGTGAACATTGAAAGAGggtttccttgctgtaatcattcctcctgttcatagtggccattagaagatctcttcataatgcacttacagtgtaagtgatgggggccagAATCCACAAGCccccttctgtgcaaaaatatttataagTTTATCTCAAGGTAATATAATGCtttgtccaaattagtcaaattaagcagatatctttcaatattagtctttttagtgccagagtCCTCAACtgctaactcagactgctgaagacttaTGAGCTTTAGATAAACTTAAGTACATATTTGCACAAAGTGACTGTGGATTCtgacccccatcacttatactgaaagcacatttgtagatgatcttttaacagccagtatgaacaggatgaatgattacagcaaggaaaacctctttcagtgttcatataggcacctgactgttgttttaagacagacttgaaaaactgtgaacctgtcctttaaccaTTAGGCTTCTGTTACAGTTCAATATTAATTACTGTCAAAGATGATGTTCTTAAAAATGAACCACTTAACTTAAGCACTTAATTTAAGCACTATATCCAAAGACTCGTCTTGAAATTAACgctgctgtttaaataatatTTCACCAACTCAAACACTTGACGCTTGACCCCAGATGACAGCACAGACACGTCAAAGCCACATCGCTGTTTTGACTCCTCGCAGCACCCGTAGTTGGTTGAACGCTCGTTTGTTTTGGCTGAGTGTTGCTTACGGGCATTTGCTATCAGGTCGAAAACCTGCTTTAAGGTTTGTTAACTACTCACAATTGTCATGTTAATTGTAGTATCACAACCTTGTGGCATTTAAAGTATTTGTCGGTGTTTCAGTAGGGATGAGAGTGCATGACAGTAAAAGGTAGTAAAAGGGTCCGGCTAACGGCTACCGTTGGGCTAACCAGTAACGCTAACCCAGCTAAGCCAAGTTACATCGCTAAATACAAGTTATAGGCTGAATTGTGCAAATCCCATATTTAGTGAGTGGGAAATATTTTACCGCAGGCGTCACATTTCATTAACGTTCCGTGTGGTCTTTGTAAGGAGTTGTTGTATAATATGGATGGCTAAGTTAGCTATTTAGCCAGTCATAACAAGGAGAACTAGCCGGGGCCGGGTTGATGCCGCAGTGTTTTCCAGTGAAACTATGGTGTAATAAGCggaataaaatatgtaatatggAGCAGGTTTATAGTATGAATGCGTTTATAATAAGCCAATATAGATTGGAGGCATA
This genomic interval carries:
- the LOC121907095 gene encoding plasma membrane ascorbate-dependent reductase CYBRD1 isoform X1 — its product is MAMESLKQFLIVLSAAAAVGFVAIIFVLRWVLHYKEGLAWDGGLAEFNWHPVLIVTGFIFLQGIAIIVYRLPWTWQCSKLMMKFIHAGLNLLAFIFAVISMVAVFDFHNTAKIPNMYSLHSWLGLTAVILYCLQLVLGVGMYLIPITPVSWRAAFMPIHVYSGLLLFGSVIAVALMGITEKLIFGLNNPKYKDSPPEAIFVNVLGVLLVVFGALILWIATRTSWKRPSDQILHTLHTNGGSEDNTKVGPALSQLSDEADAEACGDVRRRNNKSDDQGN
- the LOC121907095 gene encoding plasma membrane ascorbate-dependent reductase CYBRD1 isoform X2 → MEAVSCVTCFIIWRFLINVGFLCPHATIIVYRLPWTWQCSKLMMKFIHAGLNLLAFIFAVISMVAVFDFHNTAKIPNMYSLHSWLGLTAVILYCLQLVLGVGMYLIPITPVSWRAAFMPIHVYSGLLLFGSVIAVALMGITEKLIFGLNNPKYKDSPPEAIFVNVLGVLLVVFGALILWIATRTSWKRPSDQILHTLHTNGGSEDNTKVGPALSQLSDEADAEACGDVRRRNNKSDDQGN